The genomic segment GATCCATATCATTCTCAGTTCCAATGGCGCGTAACGCGTTTGCATATTGTGTCCTGAAATCGGTTAGGGGTGCCGTTTCTTGGATATGATTTCTCATAGACTGAGCTTGTTCCGGGCCAAAACCGTATTCGGTAGACCATTTATCGATCAGGGTCCCACAATTGTACTTACGGGAAAGAAGGATCTGGGCCAGAATATTTCGGAACATATTCTCGATGGAAACAATGGTGATCTCTTTATGATTGATAGAGATCTCGGTGATGATCTCGTCCTTCTTATCGATCACTGCCTTAGAGGTTCCCATCTTATTGAAAAATTTAGAAAGATCGTTATAAGCTCTAAAATGTTTTAAGATCAGTTCTCTATCTTTTACATCCACAGTTCTTTGGTCTTCTGGGTGACTCATCTCTTGAAGGATAGATTCTATCACCTGAAACATGATATCGAATGTGAACTGAGTGGATTTACCTAATAAATATCTGATCTCGCTTTGAAATGCAGCATGCACAGAGGCAAAGAATGACTCTAACTTTTCTGGATTAAGTACAGTAGAAGTTTTGAATACAGAGATCATGTCTCGAACGAACTTGGCTCTGTCTAAGATTGGAAATTGTTCCGGGTGGTTGGAATGGGTACGGATGAAAGTCTCTTTAACTACTTTGACCGAACCTCCCCGAACTTCTTCACTTCGAAACAATACTCGATAAAGAAGAACTGAGATCTCTCGGGAAGTTTTTTTATCTTTCAGAGTTTTTAAGTCAGAAGCTTCGAGATTTTCTCTACTTCCTGCAGGCTTGCTCTGGATTTCTCCCATGAATGGTTATGCCGATATTCCCGAACGAATGTTAGGTCGATCTTGGTATGAAAAAGTTAATTGTAAAGCAGATTTGGTTGATGAGGTAGAAATCCCATTGATTTTTCAACTAAGCGTTCGAAAATCGAGCGAAATCTATGCAAAAAATTATCGGACCCGAAAATCAAGTACACTATGGAGTTTGGGATGGTCCGATCGAATTCAATCATCACGATTTTACTCTTCTGGATTTTTTTGGAAAAGAGATCAAAGGGCTTAAAAAGAAGTTCGCGTTCCATTCTTTCAATTATCTAGGGATCATGATGGAAGACTGCTTGGTCGGGATCGCGGCTGTAAGTCTTGGATATGCGTATAACGTATTTGCTTATCTGTATAAATTCGATCAGGGCAAAGTTTACGAATTCGATGTAAAAGGGCCCGACTTAGGTCTTGCGTTAAAATTCCCTGCTAATCCGGATGAATACGAGATCTCTTTCAAAAAGGGAAAATCCTTCCTGGATATCCGAAAGTCTCACTCCGAAGGTAAACTTCTACTTGATGCAAACTTTGGAAATAAATTGGAAATTTCAGGCGAATTTCCATATTCTCTACTCACTCATAATCCACTTAGAGTCCTGAATCCTTCTGAACCAAGTCGATGGACATTTACTGAAAAATGTTCCCCTTTGATTCCTGATCGTATTAGCGTAAAATATGAGCAGAAGGAATTGGTCAGAGATCCTTCCAGAGCCACTATGGTCTATGATTGGTCAGGTGGTTATTTGAGAAGGGAAACAAATTGGTACTGGGCTGCGTTCTCTTCTGTTCTTCCAGATAGGACAAAGATAGGGGCTAATTTTGCCGCTCTAGTAAACGAAAGTTTTTTCCCTGAGAATGCTTACTGGATCGATTCTGAAAGACAGAGAGTCAGTAGATGTATATTCGATTTTTCTCATAAAGATCCTTATAAACCTTGGAGACTTTGGGACGAAGATGGACGTATCCGTTTAGAATTCGAACCAAAGGGAGAAAGAAGAGAAAAAGTAAATCTGATCTGGACTAAATTATACTTCAGGCAATTTGTAGGAAAATTTTCAGGAAGTTTCAGGCCGGAAAAGGGAAAGGAAGTCCAGATCAAAGATGTCTGGGGTTTCACAGAATTTCATAGATCTCTTTGGTAGTATTCACAACTTGAAATCTGAAAATCCAATTCGTATCTTATCTATAGATCTTTTGAGAGGCCTGACTGTGGCGGGGATGATCCTGGTGAATAACCCTGGTACTTGGTCCAATATGTATTGGCCTCTCAAACATGCAAAATGGGATGGATGTACTCCGACTGATTTGGTGTTTCCTTTTTTTCTTTTTGTTGTAGGCGCCTCTATTCCTTACTCAGTATCCAATGGAATACAAGAATTTCCTAAAATACTAAAACGTGCTGCTATTCTGATCTTTCTCGGATTGTTTTTGAATTTTTTTGGAGAATGGAGTTTTTCCAATCTTAGATTTCCTGGAGTCCTGCAAAGAATAGGATTCGCATACTTTTTCGGAGCGATTGTATATCGTGAGAGAAATCTAAAATTTAGGATCTTTCTATTTATATCTTTGCTGATTTCATATTGGTATTTGCAGGAATTTGTTTCCCCTCCTGGGGCTTTAGAACCAAGCATGAAAGAAGGAAAAGATTGGGGAGCTTGGTTAGACAGAGAAGTTTTCGGCCAAGCACATTTATGGAAATTCGGAAAGGTCTGGGATCCAGAAGGACTTTTGACTTCTTTTACAGCTATAGGATCAGTTTTCTGTGGGATTTTTGCGGGAGAATTTATAAAAGTCTCTTTGGGCGAGAAAGAGTCTCTTCTTTCTATTTCAGGCAAGGTCGCGTTAAGTGCTTTTGTTGTATTACTTGTGGGCGGAGTTTGGGGAATTTATTATCCGATCAATAAAAGTTTATGGACCGGGACTTACTCCCTTTGGACTGCAGGTTGGGCCTTGCTTGTTATTTCCCTGTTTTTAATTTTAGAAAAATTTGATAGATTCGAGTTTAAGGCTCTACAAAGTTTTCTTCTTCCTTTTGGAAAGAATGCTTTGCTTGTGTTTTTCGGCTCAGGGATTTTTGCCAGAAGTTTAAATATAATCATGGTCTCTTCTCCGGAAGGGAAAAAGATCCCTTTGAAAAATCTGATCTATCTAGAATATTATAAAAGCTGGATAGATTCTCCGGAGTTGAGTTCCTTTTTATATTCTATAACTGTGTTGGCCTTATGGTTTTTGATCCTTTTCTTTTTAGATAAAAAAAGACTCTACTGGAAAATTTAAGAACCGATCAGATGTTTTACCGCGGCGAGAAGGTCCTCGTCGTTAAAAGGTTTGATCATCCATCCTTTTGCTCCAGCATCCTTTCCTTGTGATTTCATGGCATCGCTGGATTCAGTAGTTAAGATAAGTATTTTCATACTTTTTCCTTTTTCAGTTCTTAAAACCTCTTTAGTGAGTTCTATTCCTGTCCTGCCTGGCATATTCACATCGAAGATACCTATATCGAAAGGACCTTCCGATTCTATTTTAGTAAGAGCTTCATCAGGGCCAGCGGCCTTGCATACGGAATAACCTTCTTCCGTAAGAGTGAAATCTAAAAGTTTTAAAACCGTGGGAGCGTCATCTACGCAGAGTATTTTAGTCATTTTATTCCTTACCTTTGTTAATTATAACTGTTTGCTGTTCCGAAACATAGTTCGGAAATTTTCTCAGGGATATTGTCGAGAGAGATCTGTTCTTTTACTGCACCCATCTCATATGCTTCTCTAGGCATTCCGTAAACTACAGATGTAGATTCATCTTGCCCGAATGTCAGTGCACCTTTTTCAGAAAGTGCTTTGAGTCCTTTTGCTCCGTCTTTTCCCATTCCAGTAAGAAGAAATGCAGCGCAAAAAGAAGCTAATGGGGATTTTGAAATTGAATGAAATAGTACGTCTACGGAAGGTCTATGGCCTGTGACCTTCTCTCTTTTATGTATTCGAATATTATAATATGGAGGTTCTCCGAGTTCCATATGATGATCTCCTCTGGCAACATATACGTTTCCTTTAGAGATAGTTTGGCCTTCTATTGCCTCTTGGATCTTTAAAGGGGAAACAGAATCCAATCTTTCTGCGAACATTCCCGTGAAATATTCAGGCATATGTTGAACGATTAGAATAGGAGGAAGTTCTCCGGAAAGATTTCTAAGTAAATATTCAATCGCTTGGGTTCCACCTGTAGAAGCTCCGATCGCGATCAATTTGATCTTAGAAATTGCAGAACTACTTTGGTTTTTTGTTTGAGAAGTTTTTTGGTTTCGATTTAGTACATCTGATACATTTGTTTTAGCGCAAGCTCGGATCTTATTTTTAAGTTCCAGCATCATTCTGAGGAAATCCTCTTCACTTCCGTCAGCCTTTTGAACGAAGTCCAAGGCTCCAGCTTGCAAGGAATCTAATGTTACTTTTGCACCTGCTTCTGTGAATGAGCTTAACATAATAACCGGAATAGGGAATTTAGGCATTAGCCATTGTAAAAATTCTATCCCGCTGATATCAGGCATTTCTACATCTAAGGTGATTACATCCGGCTTTGCTTTTAGAATTTCTTTCATCGCTTCAGTTGCCGTAGAAGATCCAACAACTGTGAATCTAGGATCCTCTTGCAATTGGGAAGCGATTATCTCACGGACAATCCGGTTATCGTCTATGATATACACACTTATCATTCTAACTTAAGCCAATTTTTCCAAACTTAGATTTGAGTTTTCGCCGGTGGATGTTGCAGCCGTGGTTCCGTGGAATTTTTCGAACAGGAATTTAGTATCCAGTATCAAGCTGACTCTTCCGTTACCTAAGATCGTAAATCCATTTACACCTTGGGCTTTTTGTATAGAAGAGGAGAGTGGTTTGATCACAATATTCTGATTTCCTAATACTTCGTCCACGAGTATCCCTAAAAATCTGTCCTCATTCTCAAGAATGATCAAGACAGGGTTCTTACTTTTGTATTCCAGCTTTTCCCTGAGACCGAGTAGATCATTGATCCGTATCACAGGTATATAGATCCCTCTTAAGTCCAAGACCTCTTGGTCCTTATAAGGATGGATCAATTTCTGGTCTTTTAGACTCACCAATTCACTAATTTCTATCGTAGGAAGAGTTAGATAAGTTCCTCCCACTTCGAAAACGGTTCCTTCAATAATCCCTAAAGTAAGTGGAATTCTTAAAATGAATGTGGTGCCTTCTCCTTTTTTGGAACGCACCTCTACCTTACCGTTCAACTTTTTGATATTTTGCAGAACGATATCCATTCCGACACCTCTGCCTGAAATATCAGTGAGCTTTTCTGCAGTAGAAAATCCTGGAGTGAATATGAGTTGGAACACTTCCTTATCACTCATTTCTTCAGGATTTCCTTTTAGGATGCCTTTTTCTCTGGCTTTATTGATGATCTTTTCTCGATCCAATCCTCTTCCGTCATCCGCTACTAGGATCCAAACTTCATTTGCGGATTGTCTTGCTTGTAAGCGGATAACTCCTTTATCTTTTTTGCCAAGTTCGGCTCTTTCTTCAGGAGTTTCTAAACCATGATCAATAGAATTCCTTAATAAATGGATGATCGGATCTTGGATGATCTCAACTACGGATTTATCAACTTCCGTATCTTCTCCGCCAATCTTGAAATCTAATTTTTTCTGGGAACGTTTTTGTAAGTCTCTTACCAACCGGTTCATCTTTTGGAAGGTAGAAGATAGAGGTACCATTCTCATGGATAAAGTAACTTCTTGTAGATCTCTTACGATCTTATGAAGATGTCTTGCTGCAGAACGGAAACCTTCTAATCTTAATCCTTCTAATTCAGGATGATGGATTACATTGGACTCTGCTATTACCAATTCTCCCATGAAGTCCATGAGTTGATCCAGTTTATCCGTGGTAATACGAATATCTTTCTTCTTCTCCACAACTTGGACTTCTTGTATAATTGGGTTAGCTTCTGAAGAAGTAGCCAGAATTTTTTCTACAACTGCAGGTTTAGTCTCTTCTTCGAAAAATCCAAATCCTTTAGGAGTTGATGGAGCCGAAGCAGCTTCTTCAAAAAAGCCGAATTTGTTCTCCGGAGCTTTTTTCTCTTTTTCAGAACCTTTGGAAATTCTATCCAATTGTTCTTTAAGTTTATTTCGAATCACTTCAGTTTCTTGTTCGAAACCGGAATCAGTTCTTTCTTCTTCCACTCGATCGAATATCCTGCGGAGAAGGTCCAGAGTTTCCATTAGATCGTCACTGAAATCGAACTCAGTAACTTTATCTTGATTTCTTAATATATCTAGAAGTGTTTCGCCAAGATGAGTGATCTTGACAACTGTTTCCAATTTTAATAAACCGGAAGAGCCCTTAAGAGTATGGAAAAAGCGAAAAGCTTTGTTTAAAGTTTCTGGATTCCCTTGACCTACTGTTTCAATCTCCTCTTCTAATGCCAGAAGAGAAGTTTCTGCGGAGTCGATCAGGTCTCGGGCTTCCGAAACGAATTCCGAAAGAAGATGTTCTCGATCCATATTTTATACTTTGATTTCGCCGGAGTTTTCTTCTGAGCCGGAAGAAGTTTCGGATTGGCTAGTTGCCTCAGATTCTTCTTCTATTAGCGGAAGGAAATTTTTTCCATTGGAATTCTTTTTAGGATCTTTCTTTGCGTTCCCGAATTGAGAAGCCGCATGTTTTAGATCGAAATGAGGAGTGTGAAAATGAGACTTGATCGGTTGATTTGTAAGAGAAGGTCCTCTATCCTGCTTTTTGGATTTCCCTTTGGAAGCAGTTAATACTTCTTCTCTGATCTTGATCAGAGTTCCCATTACTTCCAAAAGAGTTTCTGCTTGTTCGTTCAACTCTTTCGCAGTAGAGGCTAACTCTTCGGATGCAGCTGCATTTTCTTGAGTAGCTTGGTCCAATTGAACCATCGCAGTATTGATTTGAGTGATACCTCTTGCTTGTTCATCAGAAGAAACAGAAATTTCTTGGATTAACTTCGCAGTGTTTTCTATACTTGGAACGATCTCTTCTATTAGTTTTCCTGCATCTTCTGCGCGTTCTACTGAATCTTTAGAAAGTCCATTGATCTCTTGGGCCGCAATCTGGCTTCTTTCTGCGAGCTTTCTAACTTCGTCCGCTACTACTGCGAATCCTTTTCCATGTTTACCGGCTCTCGCAGCTTCGATCGCAGCATTTAACGCCAGTAAGTTGGTTTGATAAGCGATCTCTTCTATAATATTAACTTTGCCTGAGATCTTTTTCATCGCATTTAAGGTTTCCAGAACGGATTTTCTTCCCTTACTTGCATCTCTTGAAGAAGATTCTGCCATAGAGTTTGTCTCTTTTGCATTATGTGAATTCTGCTCTATCGTAGAAGACATTTCCTCTACTGCTGCGGTGGTCTCTTCTAAACTGGCCGCTTGTTCGTTAGAGGATTGGCTTAAAGAGAATGCAGTTGCAGATACTTGAGCTGCCGCAGAAGAAACTGAACCTACTACTTCTAATGCAGTACTTAGAGCCTTATTGACTGAAATGGTGATCCAAGCTGCGCAACCTACGGCAATCAAAGAAGAAAGGATAGGGATTAAGATCATCAAGAAAGTGGTTTCTGCATACAACTCATCCGTGTTTTTATTTGCGTCATCCAATTCTTTTTGAGCACGATCGATCATCTGGTTTAGGAAACCTTCCATCTTGTCCAAATGAGCTCTCAATTGTTTTTGCGAGATCTCTCTTGCTTCTACGTTTTTGTTGATGTAGGCAAGATCTAAAACTTTTTTCAAAGTAGCTCTATAATCTTTCTCTACTATTTTTAATTCGTCCATATTCCTTTTACCCGCTTCTTGGAGAAGTGGATAAACATCTGTTTCCAATTGAGGTAAAAGTGATAAATTCGTTTCCGTTTCACCGATATACCTTTTCATATCCTCTTCTTCGGTGGAAAGGATCGTGTTTTTTTCCGCTCGGGTAACCTTGAGTATTGCGGTTCTCATTGCCAAAAGCATGGTCGACTTTTTGGCGGAAACATTGACTGCTTTAGTAACTACTGCATTAAAAGTATTTAAACGATATATTGCAAATCCTGCTACGAAGATCAACAGAACGACTACGGTTGAGAATCCTATGGTTAATTTGGCTTTGACGCTCATTCTTCTATCCTTTATTTATTATAAATTTCTTTTGTTTCTTTAATTGGTTAGGCTGGAGTTCCACTTTCTGGAAGTTTTTCGTGTAGGACTTCCAACTCGTCGTCTCTCAGTAGTTTACGCACATCGAGTAGGATTTTAACTGAATTTTCTACTTTTCCGAAGGAGGCGATAAAACGATTAGCTTCTCCGTCTCCCATCTTTGGAGCGGGTTCTGTGTTTTCGGAAGGAATACTTACTACTTCGCGGACGGTGTCTACGATTAGTCCGAGACTTTCTCCTTCTATATTTAAGATAATTACGCAGGTTTTTTCTGTATAAGGAATGGATTCCATATGGAATCTTAGCCTAACATCGATTAGTGGGACTACTTTGCCTCGAAGGTTGGTCACTCCTTTGATAAAGGCAGGCATATCCGGGACTTCCGTGATCGGTTGCATCCCTATGATCTCGATGATGTATTTGATCTCTAACCCGTATTCTCTATCGGCGAGTGAGAATACTAAAAACTTATTCTCTAGTGTATCCTCATCATCCGTTTCATCTTCTTCTAATAGAAGATCTATTTCGTTTTCTGCCATATTTATCCTCGATATTCTTTATCGAGTAGTCTCTATACCCGAAAAGAATTTGTTTTATGTGTCTCGAATTCAACATAGCCCGTCGATTTTAACACAAAGATCGAGAGCAGACATACTAAAATAATTTATTTAAAAAGATTCTTAGAACCTTAAATTATGTCAGATTATTAACAAAACCTTTGGATCTTTCTTTTATGTATAATGAAAGAATCCGAAGTTCGTTCTTTCTAAACCGATCTTTTACATTCGCACCTTTGTAAAAACTGAGTCGGCAAGATGTTCGATGGATAAAAAAATAATCCTAATATATTTCTATTCTTTTTTGATTCCTGACTTCCAAATTTTTGATAAGACGAAGTTAATGTAGAAAAAACAAAATACTCTTTAAGTTCTTATGGAATTATTTCAAACTTATTTAATAAAAATAGATATAAAGGATTACCCTTTACTATTCTGGAAACATCTTTGTGATCGCATGTTCAAGGTAGTACACGATCCACTTTAGTATTTCAAGAAAACGTAAATAGATTTCGTGAAATTTCTTTTGGAATTTTTAGAAAAATATAATTTCACTTTCTTCTGAAAGAAGCGTTGTTACATTAGGTCGATTCTTAGAGTCGTATTAGAGTATACTGAGCGCGGGCGGATTGTTTGGAATCAAATAGAGTTATTGAAGAAGAGGAAAAAATACCGTCGGTGTTTGTTAATGTAGGAGAATGTTTATTTTCCCAAACTCCAGTCGCTATGAAAACCCTTCTAGGTTCCTGTGTGTCAGTATGTCTATTCGATCCATTCAATAGATTCGGCGGGATGAATCATATACTTCTCCCCGGAAAAGCAGGTGTCGATGATTCCGGAAGATTCGGGATCAACGCTATGGAATTATTGATCAATGAATTTGTGAAGAAGGGAATTCCAAGAAGCCGTTTGCAAGCAAAGATCATTGGTGGCGGAAAGGTTTTAAGATTAGGCTCTAAAAGTGTTCCGATTGGCGAAAGGAACGTAGAGTTCGTGAAAGAATTTTTAAGATCAGAAGAAATTTCTGTTTCCGGAGAAGAAACCGGAGGCCAATATTATAGAAATCTACGCTTTTTCACTCATACTTTTGAAGTGTTTGTAAAACGTGTACAGATCGATCTAGAGAAAAACATGATCGAGAAAAACGAAGCGGCTTATTTGGACAAAATACGGGAGAATATGCGGAAAAAAACGCCGACTACTTTCTTTTGATTTCGAACAAAATCTTAGAAGGTTCAGAAATTATTATCGGTGCCGCTTAGGAGAAAAGATTGAATTCCCTCGTACGCATTTTACTTTCACCCGCTATTCTCACCGAAGAAAACGGTAAAATTATAGAATCCAATGATACTTTTGCGAAATTGATCGGCAAGGAGTTGGATGCTACTTTTGATTATCTAGATTGGATCCATCCAGTAGATAGGGAACACGAAGCTTCCTTATGGGCGAAGGATCCTAGCCTCAATCATTATGAAATGGTAAAACGTCTGAAAAACACAGACGAGATCTATTTAGCCTATCATACCGTCACCTCCAGAACAACAGATGGGAATTTATTAACTCTATTCCTGCCTATGGAGAGTAAACTTCCTTCAGACTTTAAGAATATTTCTATTCATCCGACCGGAGAAAGTGTTAAAAAAGCTGAGATAGAAATTTATCGCAGGGCCTTGGAGATATTTGATTGGAAACAATCTCTTAAGGATCGATATTCTTCCACCGCTTGGATGGATTCTGCAATCAAACAGATCAATATCACTTTGATGCAAGGAACAGGCGTAGGAAGTTTGATGAGTGTTCTTTCTATGATACTTTCCAAAGCTAAGAAAAAAGAAGGCGCGGAATTCGTAGAAATTCGCTCTAATCTTTTTGATCTTTTACAAGACGGGGTGGCGAGCGCCTCTCGGTTTACTCAATTTTTATCTTCTGCCCAGGCACTCTTTGAAGAGAGCGAAACTCCTGAGGAGATCGGAACTGTTGCTGAGTTTGTGGATGTATTGAGAGAAGTAATAGATGATATTACTCCTTCTGTTCTTCTCAAAGATCAAAAGATCCTAGTATCAGATAATTTGCATATTCTTTCTAATCGTTTGAGATTTAAGAAACCTTGGATCTCTACTATTGCAAAAGAAGTTTTGATTAACGCATTAAAGTATTCACCTGACAAATCCAGTGTCCTAATTCTTGTTCTTCGGATTGGGGATGAACTACAATTTAAAGTGATCAATGATCCTCCTTTTTCAGGTTATATACAAGACTTTCATGAGGATCTTGTATTTGAGCCTTTTTATAGAGGGGTCAAATTTATGGACGAACGTTTCGATCAAGAACAGTTCGGAATGGGACTAGGACTTCCTGTAGTTAAAAAGTTAGTGGAACTACAGAATGGAAAAGTGCATCTTCAGACAATGAACCTGAATCTGGATGATACCAGAAAAGAAGGGATCTGTCTTACGATGCGTTTTCCAGTCATAGAGTAGAAGATAACCTTCTAAACTTTTTGGGAAATGGGTAGATCCATTTCCATTAGTACCATTGTTTCTTCTTCTTCATCTAAAAAGCTTGTTACATTGAATGTGGCAATTTTCCCTTCATGGTTCGATACTATTTTTTCCACCAAGGGTAAACCCAGTCCATAATCCAAAGTAGGAATGTCCTCATGCACATATTTAGTCAACCTTGCAAATGGTTGGAATACAAACTCTGATTCTTCATTCGGAATACCTTTTTTACTTCCACCTTCGATCTTGGGAGAATTTAAAACAGAGATCAAAAGTTTTCTTTTTTTCAGAGTGAATAATACATAGATCGTTGTCTCCGCTTCCGAAAATTTGATCGCATTCAGAAGTAGTTCTTCGACTGCTTTTTTAAAACTTTCTTCGTGGATACCTACGGCTGCTCTGGAACTTACATACTTATCTTCGCAGATCTTAATGTGAAGCTTTTTGAATCTCGCAAGTTCGTATACGTTCTGTATTTCTTTCTTGAATAGATTGTGTATCTGGGAAATTGAATATTCTTCCTTAATTTGGGCGTTATGGATGAAATAATCCATTTCGTTGAAAATTTCTATGATCCTATTTGCAGTTTCCGCGTTTGATACCAATAGATCTATCAGAGTTGCTGGTACTTCGTAATGATTCCCATTCTGCTTAGCTTTTTTGCGTATCAGGCCTATTGCAGATACTAATGCCCCAAAACCAGAACCCTGGCTTAAGGAAGTTCTAATATTCGAGATCAGATACGCACTTTTTGTTTGTAGATCTTTTCGGATCAGATCTTTACGAAATGAATTCCAATCCAAGTCTCCTTGGATCTTGTTAAATCTTTCCGTTTCCAGATTATCTTGGAGAAGATCCAACTCCCAGTTTTCCTTAATATGCCTGAGAGTCTCTTTAATCTCTTTGGGAGAAGTTTCGTTAATGTCAATACAGTCATATGCGCCTAAACGTACCGCTTTGACTATAGCTTTAGTATCTGGGTTATCCAAACCTAAGATAAAAGAAGGGGATCTTTTTGACTTAGAAAACATTCGGGCTAATGTTTCGAATTGAGAAACATCTAATTCGGAGTAAACGATCCCGAAGTCTCTATCAATTTTTAGATTTTCCAATACAGGAAAATGAAAAACTGTAAGACCTACTTCTTCACAAATTTTGGTAATCAGTTCCGTTCTTTCGGGATCAGTCCCAACTAACAAAATATTTTTTTTAGTCCGGCTTTCCGATTGCCGAACATCCTTTTTTTCTATTCCAGCGTTCGTCATAGACGCGCTCCATCCAAAAGCATTCCCGAATATTCGGAAAAATCTATGTAATATATTTTTAATGAGCCATAAATCTAGAGTAACGCAGGAAATTGAAATATTAAATTTTGTGACTTTTGTATACTAAGATGGTAGAAGTGAAAAAAATTTTTTTCAAAATTATGAATATCGGATATTACAAAATAATATATCAAGAAATCTCAATATAATAACACTTTTGGAGTATATTATAATTTACGACTAAACAGAACGTGTTATTTTATTTTAAGAATTGGAGAAGGTGTATAAAAATAAAAAACGCCGTTTTCCTAGAAGAAAAACGGCGTTAGATAACGTAAAAAACTAGAAATTAAATTTTTTCGATTACGGTTGCGATTCCCATTCCCCCGCCTATGCAGAGAGTAATGAGTGCGTAACGTTTATTTCTTCTTTCTAATTCGTCTAATGCGGTCCCGAGAAGAATAGCTCCAGTTGCTCCCAGAGGGTGTCCTAAAGCAATTGCTCCGCCGTTTACATTGATCTTTTCTAAAGGGATACCAAGAGTTTTTTGGGTATATAATACAACGGAAGCGAATGCCTCATTGATTTCCCAAAGATCGATATCTTCTACTTTTAGTCCTGCCATTTGGAGCGCTTTTTTGGAAGCGGAAACAGGTCCAGTCAACATGATAGTTGGGTCTTCTCCTGTAGCTACAGTAGATAGGATTTTTGCTCTTGGTTTTAGTCCGTATTTTTTGACACCTTCGTCATTAGCGATCAGAACGGAAGCAGCTCCATCCACGATTCCGGAAGAGTTTCCGAGTGTGTGGATATGATTGATCTTTCCTACATCAGGATAAGATCTTAGGGCGATCGCATCTAATTCTCTTTCTCCAACTGTTTTGAAAACTGCACCTAAGCCTGAAAGGAATGCGTAGTCAGATTCGATACGAGGGTTTTCGTCAGTATCCACTACTGTTCCATCTTCTAACTTAACAGGAATGATGGATTTTTTAAATGCGCCGTCTTTGATTGCTTTGTCAGCTTTGAGCTGAGAAGATTCTGCGAATTTATCCGCTTCTTCTCTACTGATATTATACTTGGTTGCGATCAGGTCCGCAGAAATTCCTTGAGGAACAAGATTATAATGTTTTTGTATATTAGGATTTCCTATATTAAAATCCCTGTCTCCAAGATCCGCTCCCATTTTTACACGGCTCATGGATTCAATTCCGCCACCTAAACCTACAGCCATAGCTCCTGACTGAACGTGGTTTGCGATATTATTCACTGCTTGTAATCCGGATCCGCAGAAACGGTTTACAGTATATCCTGGAACCGCATTTGGCCATTGTGCCGCCATGACCGCATAACGGGCGATACATGCAGCTTGGTCATCTA from the Leptospira saintgironsiae genome contains:
- a CDS encoding acetyl-CoA C-acetyltransferase, translating into MSNAYVIDAVRTPRGKGKKRGTLASVHPQELSASTLKAIQERNGLNPEIVEEVVLGCVSQVDDQAACIARYAVMAAQWPNAVPGYTVNRFCGSGLQAVNNIANHVQSGAMAVGLGGGIESMSRVKMGADLGDRDFNIGNPNIQKHYNLVPQGISADLIATKYNISREEADKFAESSQLKADKAIKDGAFKKSIIPVKLEDGTVVDTDENPRIESDYAFLSGLGAVFKTVGERELDAIALRSYPDVGKINHIHTLGNSSGIVDGAASVLIANDEGVKKYGLKPRAKILSTVATGEDPTIMLTGPVSASKKALQMAGLKVEDIDLWEINEAFASVVLYTQKTLGIPLEKINVNGGAIALGHPLGATGAILLGTALDELERRNKRYALITLCIGGGMGIATVIEKI